From the genome of Gemmatimonadota bacterium, one region includes:
- a CDS encoding MBL fold metallo-hydrolase — MILNQYYLGCLAHASYFLGDESSGVAAVVDPQRDIGQYIEEAESRNMTIAHVFLTHFHADFAAGHLELRDRTGAMIHLGARAEADYAFEPMRDGGGMDLGRLRLAFLETPGHSPESVCILVYDPEAAASPYAALTGDTLFIGDVGRPDLRAALGWKAEDLANLLYDSLHGKLIPATVDETLVYPAHGAGSLCGKNLSTDTVSTMGDQKKYNYALQPMDRETFTRLITTDQPEAPSYFTYDAAFNAQEHETLDHLLKRNLNPLSLEEVLRKAEDGAQLLDTRDAAEYEGAHLKGSVNIGLGGQYASWAGTLLRRDRPIVLITGSGAEEESALRLGRIGFDHIAGYLKGGMHALDKRPDLLGRTDRITAAALRDRLDTERPPLVLDIRSGQERAGKSILGSLHVPLNHLEERLGEIPTGTTVVVQCAGGYRSAMAASILKRNGIADVMDLVGGLAAWEAVQRETAD, encoded by the coding sequence ATGATACTCAACCAGTACTACCTGGGCTGTCTCGCCCATGCGTCCTATTTCCTCGGGGACGAATCATCCGGCGTCGCGGCCGTCGTGGATCCGCAGCGCGACATCGGCCAGTACATCGAAGAGGCCGAATCCCGGAACATGACCATCGCCCATGTCTTCCTGACGCACTTCCACGCGGATTTCGCCGCGGGCCACCTGGAACTGAGAGACCGCACGGGCGCCATGATCCACCTCGGGGCGCGCGCCGAGGCGGACTACGCCTTCGAGCCGATGCGGGACGGCGGCGGCATGGATCTGGGCCGGTTACGTCTCGCCTTTCTCGAAACGCCCGGGCATTCTCCCGAGTCCGTCTGTATCCTGGTCTACGATCCGGAAGCGGCGGCCTCGCCCTACGCCGCGCTGACCGGGGACACCCTGTTCATCGGCGACGTGGGCCGACCGGACCTGCGGGCCGCGCTCGGCTGGAAGGCCGAGGACCTCGCCAACCTGCTCTACGACTCCCTCCACGGAAAGCTGATTCCGGCGACCGTCGACGAGACGCTCGTCTATCCCGCGCACGGCGCCGGCTCGTTGTGTGGCAAGAATCTGAGTACGGACACGGTGTCCACCATGGGCGATCAGAAGAAGTACAACTACGCGCTGCAGCCCATGGATCGGGAGACCTTTACCCGTCTCATCACGACGGACCAGCCCGAGGCGCCTTCGTACTTCACCTACGACGCCGCGTTCAACGCGCAGGAACACGAAACGCTGGACCATCTGCTGAAGCGCAACCTGAACCCCCTTTCATTGGAGGAGGTGTTGCGCAAGGCGGAAGACGGCGCCCAGCTGCTCGACACGCGGGACGCCGCGGAATATGAGGGTGCGCACCTGAAGGGGAGCGTCAACATCGGCCTCGGGGGCCAGTACGCCAGCTGGGCGGGCACCCTGCTGCGGCGTGACCGGCCGATCGTGCTGATCACGGGATCAGGCGCCGAGGAGGAATCCGCCCTGCGGCTGGGCCGCATCGGCTTCGACCACATCGCAGGATACCTGAAGGGCGGCATGCACGCGCTGGATAAACGGCCCGACCTGCTTGGCCGGACCGACCGCATCACCGCGGCGGCGCTCAGGGACCGGCTGGACACGGAACGCCCGCCCCTGGTGCTCGACATCCGATCCGGCCAGGAACGCGCCGGCAAATCCATCCTGGGCAGCCTCCACGTTCCCCTGAACCATCTGGAAGAACGCCTTGGCGAGATCCCCACCGGCACCACGGTGGTCGTCCAGTGCGCCGGCGGTTATCGTTCCGCCATGGCGGCCAGCATCCTGAAGCGGAACGGCATCGCGGACGTGATGGACCTGGTCGGGGGCCTGGCGGCCTGGGAGGCCGTCCAGCGTGAGACCGCGGATTGA
- a CDS encoding peptide ABC transporter substrate-binding protein, whose amino-acid sequence MRIKTGISIFRRSSFLFLIAGLAWSAYGLIDTLLADTEPRYVNSIGVPLPGDALPPGQQVIRVFSESRPYNEWFRTVYKGAAGKYIIAEPLTRTNRNFELRGGAAERWEVSDDGLDWTFHLRPGLQWSDGRPLTAHDYVFSLRRGADPENAYDFGWYYQPIRNWQAVVARTVPVDSLGVWASDDLTLHIATEETTPHLPLLLTYSWVSPEHTVRKYGDTWSTRPETCVSSGPFIMVEWIKGERMVYEANPMYRGVDKPYLERLIYKMFNLTTPPPRIPAYEAGEIDFTEVENQAELARLLSDDALSDQVHTWPNFWTHYLFFDVTQPPFNDRRVRLALSLAIDRDAICRSALKGFAIPGYAMLPPGFPAYSDDAYAESQGYDPERARQLLADAGYPDGRGIPELDMWLRNEIVMHRDAAEGIQAMLQRNLNIEVEVRNVENKVFMDGLNNHTLAFGMVPYEFDFVDPSNLLGLWRSNGRHNWNNAAFDVLMTEAEAEVRDPHRRISLYKEAERLLVEDVAGVFLWHRQRAQVWKPYLKGSALEPNAAGYRTWRGDQVMSSSITFYLAEDEPGLALPARR is encoded by the coding sequence ATGCGAATCAAGACCGGCATTTCGATTTTTCGGCGTTCGAGCTTTCTGTTCCTTATCGCGGGGTTGGCCTGGTCGGCCTACGGCCTGATCGATACGCTTCTCGCCGACACCGAGCCGCGCTATGTCAATTCCATCGGCGTGCCGCTCCCCGGGGACGCCCTTCCTCCCGGACAGCAGGTCATTCGCGTCTTCTCCGAGTCACGGCCCTATAACGAGTGGTTCCGGACGGTTTACAAAGGCGCCGCCGGGAAGTACATCATCGCCGAGCCCTTGACGCGCACCAACCGGAATTTCGAGTTGCGGGGCGGCGCGGCGGAACGATGGGAGGTGTCGGACGACGGGCTGGACTGGACCTTCCACCTGCGGCCGGGGTTGCAGTGGAGCGACGGCCGGCCGTTGACGGCGCACGACTACGTCTTCTCCCTGCGCCGCGGCGCCGATCCGGAAAACGCCTACGACTTCGGGTGGTATTACCAGCCGATCCGGAACTGGCAGGCCGTCGTCGCCCGCACGGTGCCTGTGGACTCCCTGGGCGTGTGGGCTTCCGACGATCTGACCCTCCACATCGCGACCGAAGAGACCACGCCCCACCTGCCTCTGCTGTTGACCTACTCGTGGGTATCGCCCGAACACACGGTGCGCAAGTATGGCGACACGTGGTCCACCCGGCCGGAAACCTGCGTGTCTTCCGGTCCTTTCATCATGGTGGAATGGATAAAAGGCGAGCGGATGGTCTACGAGGCCAATCCCATGTACCGCGGGGTCGACAAGCCCTACCTGGAAAGGTTGATCTACAAGATGTTCAACCTGACCACGCCGCCTCCGAGGATACCGGCATACGAAGCCGGAGAGATCGATTTCACCGAGGTGGAGAACCAGGCGGAACTCGCCCGCCTCCTTTCCGACGACGCACTGAGCGACCAGGTCCATACCTGGCCCAATTTCTGGACCCATTACCTGTTTTTCGACGTGACGCAACCGCCGTTCAACGACCGGAGGGTCCGGCTCGCGCTGAGTCTCGCCATCGACCGGGACGCCATTTGCCGTTCCGCGCTGAAGGGGTTCGCCATTCCCGGCTACGCCATGCTGCCGCCCGGATTCCCGGCCTACTCCGACGATGCTTACGCGGAAAGCCAGGGTTATGACCCGGAACGCGCCCGGCAGCTGCTTGCGGATGCGGGGTATCCGGATGGCCGCGGCATTCCCGAACTGGACATGTGGCTGCGGAACGAGATCGTCATGCACCGTGACGCGGCGGAGGGGATCCAGGCGATGCTGCAGCGAAACCTGAACATAGAGGTCGAAGTACGCAACGTGGAGAACAAGGTCTTCATGGACGGCCTGAACAACCACACCCTGGCCTTCGGAATGGTACCCTACGAATTTGATTTCGTGGATCCCAGCAATCTCCTGGGACTTTGGCGGTCGAATGGGCGGCACAACTGGAACAACGCCGCTTTCGACGTACTGATGACCGAGGCCGAGGCCGAGGTCAGGGATCCGCACCGCCGGATTTCACTGTACAAGGAAGCCGAGCGGCTGCTGGTGGAAGACGTGGCCGGCGTGTTCCTCTGGCACCGGCAGCGCGCACAAGTTTGGAAGCCCTACCTTAAAGGTTCGGCGCTTGAGCCGAACGCGGCAGGTTACCGGACGTGGCGGGGCGACCAGGTGATGAGTTCCTCCATCACCTTTTACCTGGCGGAAGACGAACCGGGACTTGCCCTGCCTGCTCGGAGATAG
- a CDS encoding DUF368 domain-containing protein, translated as MDHGTAHTKRTFRDYLGISARGFCMGVADVVPGVSGGTMAFILGVYEELLDAVHAVNARFLRSLVTFRFGDAFDGFPHRFLIALVTGIFVAIFSLAQFFAWALDHHPVHVWAFFFGLVLASIITVRGKVSRWTVKEALALLLAAAGAFVLVGAVPVETPSAAWFVFLSGAIAICAMILPGISGSFILVILGKYQYMLTAVVERNFVPILIFGCGGILGLVFFARALRWLLRRYHDVTVAALIGLMAGSLRKIWPWKEVEENVLPASLSGEVLLSIGLGIAGCAIVVIIERLASRRPAGHTVD; from the coding sequence ATGGACCACGGTACCGCGCATACGAAACGGACGTTCCGGGATTACCTGGGCATCTCGGCCCGCGGTTTCTGCATGGGGGTGGCCGATGTCGTGCCCGGCGTGTCCGGGGGCACGATGGCCTTCATACTGGGCGTATACGAAGAGTTGCTCGACGCCGTGCACGCCGTCAACGCGAGGTTTCTGCGTTCGCTGGTGACCTTCCGGTTCGGCGATGCCTTCGACGGTTTCCCCCACCGGTTCCTGATCGCCCTGGTAACTGGCATCTTCGTGGCCATATTCAGCCTGGCCCAGTTCTTCGCATGGGCGCTCGATCACCATCCCGTCCACGTCTGGGCCTTTTTCTTCGGGCTGGTGCTGGCGTCGATCATCACGGTGCGGGGGAAGGTGTCTCGCTGGACCGTGAAGGAAGCACTTGCTTTACTGCTGGCGGCCGCGGGTGCCTTCGTCCTGGTGGGCGCCGTTCCGGTCGAGACGCCCTCGGCAGCCTGGTTCGTCTTCCTGAGCGGAGCGATCGCGATCTGCGCGATGATCCTGCCCGGCATATCGGGCTCGTTCATCCTGGTCATCCTGGGGAAATACCAGTACATGCTCACCGCCGTGGTCGAGCGGAATTTCGTGCCCATCCTCATTTTCGGGTGCGGCGGGATCCTGGGACTGGTCTTCTTCGCGCGAGCGCTCAGGTGGCTGTTGCGCCGCTACCATGACGTGACCGTGGCGGCCCTCATCGGCCTCATGGCCGGCTCGTTGCGCAAGATCTGGCCGTGGAAGGAAGTCGAGGAGAACGTCCTGCCCGCGTCGCTTTCGGGAGAAGTCCTGCTGTCCATCGGCCTTGGTATCGCGGGCTGCGCGATCGTGGTCATCATAGAGCGGCTCGCGTCGAGGCGACCCGCAGGACACACGGTAGACTAG
- a CDS encoding ABC transporter permease, protein MTSTLTEITSSSGGLWRDALRRYMKNKLSVAAGIIIIVITFMAVFAPWVSPSHYSEANFDEAWQFPSWTHPMGTDSIGRDYFSRIVYGARISLIVGFVAQMISLLIGVPLGAIAGFKGGKADYIVMRLVDVMSVFPSLLFAILIMAWLGSGLSNVLFAIGVTGWVGVCRLVRAQFLSLRASDFVRAARSMGASNVHTIVRHMLPNALSPIIVGLAMGIPQAIFAEAGLSFLGLGINPPTPSWGQMVSSHLPNVIYYWHLALFPVFMIALVMLGFSLIGDGLRDALDPRMNE, encoded by the coding sequence ATGACCAGCACCTTGACCGAAATCACCTCATCTTCCGGCGGCCTCTGGCGCGACGCCCTGCGCCGCTACATGAAGAACAAGCTGTCCGTCGCCGCGGGCATCATCATCATCGTCATCACCTTCATGGCCGTCTTCGCGCCCTGGGTCTCGCCGTCCCACTATTCCGAGGCCAATTTCGACGAAGCCTGGCAGTTCCCGTCCTGGACCCACCCCATGGGCACGGACAGCATCGGCCGGGATTACTTCAGCCGGATCGTGTACGGCGCCCGGATCTCGCTCATCGTGGGATTCGTCGCGCAGATGATTTCCCTGCTGATCGGCGTGCCGCTGGGCGCCATCGCCGGGTTCAAGGGGGGCAAGGCCGATTACATCGTCATGCGCCTGGTGGACGTCATGTCGGTCTTCCCCAGCCTGCTCTTCGCCATACTGATCATGGCCTGGCTGGGAAGCGGGTTGAGCAACGTGCTGTTCGCCATCGGCGTGACCGGCTGGGTGGGCGTATGCCGCCTGGTCCGCGCGCAGTTCCTGTCGCTGCGGGCTTCCGACTTCGTCCGCGCCGCCCGTTCCATGGGCGCCTCCAACGTGCATACCATCGTGCGCCACATGCTGCCCAATGCCCTCAGCCCCATCATCGTCGGCCTGGCCATGGGCATTCCCCAGGCCATATTCGCCGAGGCCGGCCTGAGCTTCCTCGGACTGGGCATCAACCCGCCCACGCCGAGCTGGGGACAGATGGTCAGCAGCCACCTGCCCAACGTGATCTACTACTGGCACCTCGCCCTCTTTCCGGTATTCATGATCGCCCTGGTCATGCTTGGATTCTCGCTCATCGGCGACGGACTCCGCGACGCCCTCGACCCGCGGATGAACGAATAG
- the folP gene encoding dihydropteroate synthase, whose protein sequence is MGVLNVTPDSFYDGGRYWDPLTAVRHGQRLAEEGADVIDVGGESTRPGAEPVDPEEEIRRVIPVIERLKDRIEQPVSIDTRKAEVARRAIGAGARLVNDVSGLTADPDMTGTVAAEGVPVVIMHTAGTPRDMQRNPGYRDTVGEIVEWLDARIAHAVAHGIRRSRIIVDPGIGFGKRLSDNLLLIRSLASFQRLNRPILIGPSRKSFIGRVLDAEKDDRMEGTAAAVALSVANGASIVRVHDVREMSRVVRMTDAICKARQA, encoded by the coding sequence ATGGGCGTCCTCAACGTCACGCCGGATTCCTTCTATGACGGCGGCCGGTACTGGGATCCTTTGACTGCCGTACGGCACGGTCAGCGATTGGCCGAAGAAGGCGCGGACGTCATCGACGTGGGCGGAGAATCCACCCGGCCGGGCGCGGAACCGGTCGATCCGGAGGAGGAAATTCGGCGGGTCATTCCCGTCATTGAGAGATTGAAGGACCGGATCGAGCAACCGGTGTCCATCGATACACGGAAGGCGGAAGTCGCCCGCAGGGCCATAGGCGCCGGTGCCCGGCTGGTGAACGACGTCAGCGGCTTGACCGCCGATCCGGATATGACCGGGACGGTCGCCGCTGAAGGAGTTCCCGTGGTAATCATGCATACGGCGGGAACACCACGGGACATGCAGCGAAATCCCGGCTATCGGGATACCGTGGGCGAAATCGTCGAGTGGCTGGACGCGCGCATAGCCCATGCCGTGGCGCACGGCATCCGGAGATCGCGGATCATTGTCGATCCCGGCATCGGTTTCGGCAAACGGCTCAGCGACAACCTGCTCCTGATCCGGTCCCTGGCGTCATTCCAGCGACTGAATCGTCCCATTCTGATCGGCCCGTCGCGGAAGTCCTTCATCGGCCGTGTGCTCGACGCGGAGAAAGACGACCGGATGGAGGGCACGGCGGCCGCGGTCGCGCTAAGCGTCGCCAACGGCGCCAGCATCGTCAGGGTCCACGACGTCAGGGAAATGAGCCGCGTGGTCCGCATGACCGACGCGATCTGCAAGGCGCGGCAGGCGTAG
- the rnz gene encoding ribonuclease Z: MTIDIVILGSGGAIPTLTRNLPSVAVQCDGRVFLFDCGEGTQTQMVRAKLPLSKIERIYISHLHGDHVMGLPGLLMTMGQIPRERALHIHGPPGISEFVEGNRRFLGHQCPFPVIVTETKGGLVSEDDTVFVEAVPVDHSCFTLAFAFQERERPGQFQVEEARRLGIPPGPLYGRLQAGEAVTLRDGRVIEPDQVLGPARRGRKIVYATDTRPCDQVVSLALEADVLIHDGMFSDDLRAQARQKHHSTVVQAARIARRAKVGSLVLTHISSRYMQDGPLAAEARKVFPATRVARDLMEFNVPMYK; the protein is encoded by the coding sequence ATGACCATAGACATCGTTATCCTGGGCTCCGGAGGCGCCATTCCGACCCTGACGCGAAACCTGCCGTCCGTGGCCGTCCAGTGCGACGGCCGCGTGTTCCTCTTCGACTGCGGGGAAGGCACGCAGACGCAGATGGTGCGGGCGAAGTTGCCCCTGAGCAAGATCGAACGGATCTATATCTCCCATCTGCACGGCGACCACGTGATGGGATTGCCCGGCCTGCTGATGACCATGGGGCAGATACCGCGGGAACGGGCACTGCACATCCACGGACCTCCGGGCATTTCAGAGTTCGTGGAAGGCAACCGGCGCTTTCTGGGCCACCAGTGCCCCTTCCCCGTGATCGTCACGGAGACCAAAGGCGGCCTGGTCTCCGAGGACGACACGGTCTTCGTCGAAGCCGTACCCGTGGACCACAGCTGCTTTACGCTGGCATTCGCCTTCCAGGAAAGGGAGCGTCCCGGTCAGTTTCAGGTCGAGGAAGCGCGGCGGCTGGGCATACCGCCGGGACCGCTTTACGGGCGGCTGCAGGCCGGTGAAGCCGTGACGCTGCGGGATGGACGGGTGATCGAGCCCGACCAGGTACTCGGTCCCGCCCGGCGGGGCCGGAAGATCGTGTACGCCACGGATACCCGGCCGTGCGACCAGGTGGTGTCGCTCGCCCTCGAGGCGGACGTGCTGATCCACGACGGCATGTTCAGCGACGACCTGCGGGCGCAGGCCCGGCAGAAGCACCACTCGACGGTCGTGCAGGCCGCCCGCATCGCCCGCCGCGCGAAGGTCGGCAGCCTCGTGCTGACCCATATCAGTTCACGCTACATGCAGGACGGGCCCCTGGCCGCAGAGGCGCGCAAGGTCTTTCCCGCCACCCGCGTCGCACGTGACCTTATGGAATTCAACGTACCCATGTATAAATGA
- a CDS encoding ABC transporter permease — protein MFRYIVYRIVGLVGVLFLVTVITFSLMHAVPGGPFDEEKMPLSAEAKANILRKYGLDRPLYEQYGRYMWNALQFDFGIPFQSPGETVTDLIARTWPISMQLGGMGLAVAFSFGILLGILSAIRQNTWVDYGTTVIATLGITVPSFAISILFIVLFATIWRVLPTGGWGGPETWIMPVIVYALGPMAIVARYTRSSILENLRMDYVRTARAKGLKERSVLFIHVLKNSLIPLLTIMGPMLPGVMTGSLFVEGIFRIPGLGQFFVTSIFERDYPMIMALTLLVAVLIGIVYLITDILYALVDPRVRYVRGSK, from the coding sequence ATGTTCCGATACATCGTATACCGCATCGTAGGCCTGGTCGGCGTCCTGTTCCTGGTCACGGTCATCACCTTCAGCCTGATGCACGCAGTACCGGGCGGCCCCTTCGACGAGGAGAAGATGCCCCTGTCGGCCGAGGCCAAGGCGAATATCCTACGCAAGTACGGACTGGACCGTCCCCTCTACGAGCAATACGGACGGTACATGTGGAACGCGCTCCAATTCGATTTCGGCATCCCCTTCCAGAGTCCGGGAGAGACGGTGACGGACCTGATTGCGCGGACGTGGCCCATCAGCATGCAGCTGGGCGGCATGGGCCTGGCCGTGGCCTTCTCCTTCGGCATCCTCCTGGGCATCCTGTCCGCAATACGCCAGAACACCTGGGTGGACTACGGGACCACGGTTATCGCCACCCTGGGGATCACTGTGCCCAGTTTCGCCATTTCCATACTGTTCATCGTCCTTTTCGCGACCATCTGGAGGGTCCTGCCCACGGGCGGATGGGGCGGGCCGGAGACCTGGATCATGCCGGTGATCGTCTATGCCCTGGGTCCCATGGCCATCGTCGCCCGGTACACCCGTTCGAGCATCCTCGAGAACCTCCGCATGGACTACGTGCGCACGGCGCGGGCAAAGGGACTTAAGGAGCGCAGCGTCCTGTTCATCCACGTGCTGAAGAACTCGCTGATCCCGCTGCTCACCATCATGGGGCCCATGCTGCCCGGGGTGATGACCGGGTCGCTCTTCGTCGAAGGCATCTTCCGCATCCCCGGCCTTGGGCAGTTCTTCGTCACGAGCATCTTCGAGCGGGACTACCCCATGATCATGGCCCTGACCCTGCTCGTCGCGGTGCTGATCGGTATCGTCTACCTGATAACGGATATCCTGTACGCGCTTGTGGATCCCCGGGTCAGATACGTTCGCGGGAGCAAGTAA